The sequence CGTTAGTAGCGCCCGCAGCTCGAGAACATCCTGCGGAAAATGCTCGGCGGCTTGCGCCAGATTTTTGCGAAAGGCTGTGGCAATCCGTCCGTCTGCACCCGGTGCGCGGCCTAGCCCCAAGTCTATCCTTCCAGGGAAGAGCGCATCCAGTGTGCCGAACTGCTCGGCGATAACAAACGGGTTGTGATTGGGCAGCATGATGCCGCCTGACCCGATACGGATCTTAGACGTCGCATGACCGATTGCCGCTAGAACAACCGCCGCGGCGCCGCCTGCGATCCCGTCCATTGCATGGTGTTCAGCCACCCAGAAACGGGCATATCCGGCATCATCGGCCACCTTGGCCAATGCGGTCGCCTGACCAATGGCCTCGCGCACCGTGCCGCCTTCACGAATGGGCACGAGGTCCAATACCGATAGGGCTACGCTCATCGTCCGGTTTCCTGCTGAGAGGTTGCAACTGGCGCATCGCCAAGCTGTGCGAGATAGGACTCTGCCGTCTGCGCAATCTTTGTCCCGCGAGCCGTAATCAGGACCGATTGCCAGCTTTGCCTTGCAGCCTCCTCGCGGCCTGACAGCACAGCGATAACACCGGCCTCTAGCCCGATTTCAGGATCATCTGGATCAAGTGCGGAGGATGTTTGAATATAGGATTGCGCGGCCAGCAGGTCGTCAGCTCGCCGCGCAAGAGTGGCTGAAAGCAGCCAAGCCTGCGGGTCTTGCGGAGCCTCGCGGCGGGCCCGTTCCAGCGCTACGGCGGCCTCTTCTTCGCGGTCCAAGGCGACCAAGGCACGCGAGCGGTCGACCGAGATCATCCCCGTCATTCCGTCCAGTCCGGTCGCCTCTCCATCAGCGAGCGCGGTGTCGAAATGCACCAACGCTGCTTCGGGTCTGCCACCTGCAAGCGCAGCACTGCCTGCCATCGCGGCCAGTCTTGAACGTCGCAAATGAAGCACTTCAGGCACCGCTTCTCGCGCTCTCACGAAGGCCTCTTCCGATGCCTCCCACTTCAGCAGCCGTGTGTAGGCTGTGCCCAGGCATTGTTCTGCGCTTGCCACACCGGTGCTGCCTGTTTCGCCCAGCCACTCCCCAGCCTGCGCGATGGCGGTCGCCGGATCGTTGCGGGCTGCTTCGAGGCAAACCGTTAGCCGGGCGTCAGTGGCCATCGGCGGCGCGGTTTGGGTAGCTAGGGCAAGTGCGAGGGCGGAGAGCATGAAGGTCATTCTTTCGGCAGATTTGCGATTGTCCGCAGCAGCAGTGCGATATCTTCTTCGCGCGACAAGCGGTGGTCGCCATCTTTGACCAACGTCACCTGAACGTCTGGAGAACGCAACTTTTCCGCGAGCCGCAAGGATGTTCCCCAAGGCACATCATCGTCGCTTTGCCCGTGAAGCAGTCGCACTGGGCAATTGATCATGATCTCGCGGTCCAGCATCTTCTGCGCTTCGCCATCGGCCCAGAATTTCGCATGCGTCGAGGTCGGTTCAGAGCCATAGGGATTGTCTTCGAACACGGTTTTTCCCGCCGCCAGTGTGGCTTTTTGCTCTTCAGTGAAGCCCCAATCGGTGAAGTCCGGCGCTGAGGCAATTCCGATCATTCCGGCCATCCGTGTGCCCAGCGTTTCAGCCACCAGGAGCATTAACCAGCCACCCATGGAGGAGCCGATCAGTGTGACCCGGTCGATGCCGCGCGCTTCGAGCAACGCCAAAATCTCTTCACGCCATTTTGATAGGGCGCCATCGCCAAACTCGCCCGAACTTGTCCCGCAGCCTGAATAATCGAGCAGTAAGCACTCGCGGCTATTTGCAGCGGCCCATTCCATAGTGGCTGTGGCTTTACTGCCTGCCATGT comes from Altererythrobacter sp. ZODW24 and encodes:
- a CDS encoding alpha/beta hydrolase, with the protein product MSKVQFHEMNDSRRIAFRHLAGDGPALVFLPGYMSDMAGSKATATMEWAAANSRECLLLDYSGCGTSSGEFGDGALSKWREEILALLEARGIDRVTLIGSSMGGWLMLLVAETLGTRMAGMIGIASAPDFTDWGFTEEQKATLAAGKTVFEDNPYGSEPTSTHAKFWADGEAQKMLDREIMINCPVRLLHGQSDDDVPWGTSLRLAEKLRSPDVQVTLVKDGDHRLSREEDIALLLRTIANLPKE